The following are encoded together in the Drosophila takahashii strain IR98-3 E-12201 chromosome X, DtakHiC1v2, whole genome shotgun sequence genome:
- the pdgy gene encoding uncharacterized protein pdgy: MNPAAQLLRLRSATALSSAATRSISTNRRERTTSTASAQRERTQGVSETDKFLHYSAEDGYYKTSPFDPVTIPNVPLHEYVWRDFKKWERRTAAVCVITDRQYTFAQMRDASAAFAVRLQTKFQLHKPDVMAICLPNIPEYPIATLGAIEAGLTVTTVNPVYTPDEIARQLTFSGAKFLVGTVSGFATLSQASKLVGRQIPIAVVRTSAEEALPEGAIDFSELTSTQNVRYEDLVAPKEATADDMVFLPFSSGTTGLPKGVMLSHNNITSNCEQVQASLPLDLLGSQETLPGVLPFFHIYGLTVVMLSKLGQGCRLATMPAFKPDDFMRSLDKYKGSILNLVPPIALFMINHPKMTQETAPHLKVVMSGAAPIGQHDVERFLHKFPNTSFKQGYGMTEASPVALLTPDGNKVYASTGVLPASTEAKIVPLDGVDAKGVGPRTTGELCVRGPQVMAGYLNNEEANKVTFYPGNWLRSGDVAFYDEDGLFYITDRMKELIKVKGFQVPPAELEAVLRDHPKILEAAVFGIPHELNGEAPRAIVVLRQGEKASAEEISAYVAERVAHYKKLEGGVIFVDEVPKNPTGKILRRELKEKFSD; this comes from the exons ATGAATCCAGCCGCTCAGTTGCTGCGCCTGCGCAGCGCCACCGCCTTGAGCAGCGCGGCCACGCGCTCCATTTCGACCAACCGGCGCGAGCGGACCACCAGTACCGCCAGCGCGCAGCGGGAGCGGACGCAGGGCGTCAGCGAGACCGATAAGTTCCTGCACTACAGCGCCGAGGACGGCTACTACAAGACCTCGCCCTTTGACCCCGTCACCATTCCCAACGTCCCTTTGCACGAGTACGTGTGGCGCGACTTCAAGAAGTGGGAGCGACGCACAGCCGCG GTTTGTGTGATTACCGATCGCCAGTACACTTTCGCCCAGATGCGCGATGCCAGTGCCGCCTTCGCCGTTCGTCTGCAGACCAAGTTCCAGCTGCACAAACCCGATGTTATGGCCATCTGTCTGCCGAATATCCCCGAGTATCCCATCGCCACCCTGGGCGCCATCGAGGCGGGCCTCACGGTGACCACAGTGAATCCCGTCTACACGCCGG ACGAGATCGCCAGGCAGCTGACCTTCAGCGGGGCCAAGTTCCTGGTGGGAACGGTGTCCGGATTCGCGACCCTGAGCCAGGCCAGCAAACTGGTGGGCCGCCAGATACCGATCGCTGTGGTGCGGACGAGTGCAGAGGAGGCGCTGCCCGAGGGAGCCATCGACTTTAGCGAGCTGACGAGCACCCAGAACGTGCGCTACGAGGACCTGGTGGCGCCCAAGGAGGCCACCGCCGACGACATGGTCTTCCTGCCCTTCTCCTCCGGCACCACCGGCCTGCCCAAGGGCGTCATGCTCTCGCACAACAACATCACCAGCAACTGCGAGCAGGTGCAGGCCTCGCTGCCCCTGGACCTCCTGGGCTCCCAGGAGACGCTGCCCGGCGTCCTGCCCTTCTTCCACATCTACGGCCTGACCGTCGTGATGCTCTCCAAGCTCGGCCAGGGCTGCCGGCTGGCCACCATGCCCGCCTTCAAGCCGGACGACTTCATGCGGTCGCTGGACAAGTACAAGGGCAGCATCCTCAACCTGGTGCCCCCCATTG CCCTGTTCATGATCAACCACCCCAAGATGACGCAGGAGACGGCGCCCCATTTGAAGGTGGTGATGAGCGGAGCAGCTCCCATTGGCCAGCACGATGTGGAGCGCTTCCTGCACAA ATTCCCGAACACCTCCTTCAAGCAGGGGTACGGCATGACCGAGGCCTCGCCCGTGGCCCTCCTGACGCCCGATGGCAACAAGGTCTACGCCTCCACCGGAGTGCTGCCGGCCAGCACGGAGGCCAAGATCGTGCCCCTGGACGGCGTCGATGCCAAGGGCGTGGGCCCGCGCACCACCGGCGAACTGTGCGTCCGGGGACCCCAGGTGATGGCCGGCTACCTGAACAACGAGGAGGCCAACAAGGTCACCTTCTATCCGGGCAACTGGCTGCGCAGCGGCGATGTGGCCTTCTACGACGAGGACGGGCTCTTCTACATCACGGACCGCATGAAGGAGCTGATCAAGGTGAAGGGCTTCCAGGTGCCGCCGGCCGAGCTGGAGGCAGTGCTGCGCGATCACCCCAAGATCCTGGAGGCGGCCGTCTTCGGTATTCCCCACGAGCTCAACGGCGAGGCTCCGCGCGCCATTGTGGTGCTGCGCCAGGGCGAGAAGGCCAGCGCCGAGGAGATCTCCGCCTACGTGGCCGAGCGGGTGGCCCACTACAAGAAGCTCGAGGGCGGCGTGATCTTCGTGGACGAGGTGCCCAAGAATCCCACCGGAAAGATCCTGCGCCGCGAGCTCAAGGAAAAGTTCTCCGACTAG